In one Gemmatimonas aurantiaca genomic region, the following are encoded:
- a CDS encoding endonuclease/exonuclease/phosphatase family protein, with protein MPPFPKPDIDYTYDVAAEKRALRAHRKFRGIPARTADAALIATWNIANLGTQLRRDTDFALIAEMLSWFDIVAVQEVNDNFADLVYIVQLMGTKYRYVMSDAAGNNERMAFVYDSRKIKLAEEIGEVAFPPSQYKSVRVDGVTGAFAGFDRSPYLATFVADHFSLTLLNVHLYFGGEQEAHIHRRALETAAVARWSRIRAGSKYATTRDVLALGDFNMPRGEPGNLVYGAATQAGLKRPLHSSQVASAIASDNQYDQILYFPEQTEPKLKAMGVFDYDTAIFSSLWQGAAAQDRVKFSAYLRYYMSDHRPVWCQMSMREE; from the coding sequence TCCCTTTCCGAAGCCGGACATCGACTACACGTACGACGTGGCCGCCGAAAAACGCGCGTTGCGTGCCCACCGGAAGTTTCGCGGAATCCCCGCCAGAACCGCCGACGCCGCGCTGATCGCCACCTGGAACATCGCCAACCTCGGTACGCAGCTGCGGCGCGATACCGACTTTGCGCTCATCGCCGAGATGCTCTCCTGGTTCGACATCGTCGCGGTACAGGAGGTCAACGACAACTTCGCCGATCTGGTCTACATCGTGCAGCTCATGGGCACGAAGTACCGGTACGTGATGTCCGATGCCGCGGGCAACAACGAGCGCATGGCGTTCGTGTACGACTCGCGGAAGATCAAACTCGCCGAGGAGATCGGCGAAGTGGCCTTTCCGCCGTCACAGTACAAATCGGTGCGCGTGGACGGCGTGACCGGCGCGTTTGCCGGATTCGACCGCAGTCCGTATCTCGCGACATTCGTGGCGGATCATTTCAGTCTGACCCTGCTCAACGTGCATCTCTATTTTGGTGGTGAACAGGAGGCGCACATCCATCGTCGGGCGCTGGAAACCGCGGCAGTGGCACGCTGGTCGCGGATCCGGGCGGGCAGCAAGTACGCGACCACACGCGACGTGCTGGCGCTGGGTGACTTCAACATGCCGCGCGGGGAGCCCGGAAACCTCGTGTACGGTGCCGCCACGCAGGCGGGGCTCAAACGGCCGCTGCATTCTTCACAGGTGGCCTCGGCCATCGCGTCCGACAATCAGTACGATCAGATCCTGTACTTTCCCGAACAGACCGAACCGAAGCTCAAAGCCATGGGCGTGTTCGACTACGACACGGCCATCTTCAGCTCACTCTGGCAGGGCGCGGCGGCGCAGGATCGCGTGAAGTTCTCCGCGTACCTGCGATACTACATGTCGGACCACCGGCCGGTGTGGTGTCAGATGAGTATGCGCGAGGAGTGA